Proteins encoded by one window of Rhodospirillales bacterium RIFCSPLOWO2_02_FULL_58_16:
- a CDS encoding 2-oxoglutarate synthase, translated as MTAGNIFLDAAAHAGWYGLMMRSAGPQIRGGESVAFIRLGSRPVGSLDDAFDIMVAYDWVNFERFAAEVPLNGDSLVICDPAAGDIPEIVIAAGARIAELPLKDTAKGIAGGRSSMVGLGALSALISLPETALTETLDHLFKGKGEEILKANRLSAKAGRDAAQGLDMKRRLKIAEPAPKVERWNISGNEAAGLGAVRAGLRFVAAYPITPSTDMLEWLAPNLEKLGGVLVQAEDELASINMIIGGSFGGVPALTATSGPGLALMMESIGLAVASEVPVVIVNVMRGGPSTGIPTKSEQSDLNIAVYGLHGDAPHIVTAPNSVDDCLFATQWSMHLAEALQCPAIVLSDQALGQARMLIDRPADAAFVARRETITAEVKNYRRYALTASGVSPMAIPGVPNAEYVADGLEHTEDGKPSAQAEHHRQQLDKRQRKLTDHDFGRHWADIVGEGDTAIVTWGSSTDPVREAQARAAAEGVNTRLISIRLLLPAQTEKFHQAIKGVKRLLVVEQTHSGQFHRYLRAHYDLQGEVKVFKQPGPLPIRPGQIHDLLVNWK; from the coding sequence GTGACGGCGGGCAATATCTTTCTGGACGCGGCGGCGCACGCCGGCTGGTACGGGCTGATGATGCGCTCGGCGGGGCCGCAGATTCGCGGCGGCGAATCGGTGGCTTTCATTCGTCTGGGATCACGTCCGGTAGGCTCGCTGGACGACGCCTTCGACATCATGGTCGCTTACGACTGGGTCAACTTCGAGCGCTTCGCCGCCGAGGTTCCCCTTAACGGCGACAGTCTGGTCATTTGCGACCCGGCGGCGGGAGATATCCCCGAAATCGTCATCGCCGCCGGCGCCCGCATTGCCGAGTTGCCGCTGAAAGACACGGCGAAAGGCATTGCCGGCGGCCGCTCAAGCATGGTCGGCCTCGGCGCGCTGAGCGCCCTGATTTCCCTGCCCGAGACGGCGCTGACGGAGACTCTGGATCATCTGTTCAAAGGCAAGGGCGAGGAAATCCTCAAAGCCAACCGACTGAGCGCCAAGGCCGGACGCGACGCGGCGCAAGGGCTGGATATGAAGCGCCGCCTCAAGATCGCCGAACCGGCGCCCAAGGTCGAACGCTGGAACATCAGCGGCAACGAAGCGGCGGGGCTGGGCGCCGTTCGCGCCGGCCTTCGTTTTGTCGCCGCCTATCCGATAACCCCCAGCACCGACATGCTGGAATGGCTGGCACCCAATCTGGAAAAGCTGGGCGGCGTCCTGGTTCAGGCCGAAGACGAGTTGGCCTCGATCAACATGATCATCGGCGGCTCGTTCGGCGGCGTGCCGGCGCTGACCGCCACCTCCGGGCCGGGGCTGGCTTTGATGATGGAAAGCATCGGTCTGGCGGTGGCCTCGGAAGTTCCGGTCGTTATCGTCAACGTCATGCGCGGAGGACCGTCAACCGGCATCCCCACCAAGTCGGAGCAGAGCGATCTTAATATCGCCGTCTACGGCCTGCACGGCGACGCCCCGCACATAGTGACGGCGCCCAACTCGGTGGATGACTGCCTGTTCGCCACCCAATGGTCGATGCATCTGGCCGAGGCTCTTCAATGCCCGGCCATCGTTCTTTCCGATCAGGCGCTGGGTCAGGCGCGCATGCTTATTGACCGCCCCGCCGATGCGGCCTTTGTCGCCAGGCGTGAAACCATCACGGCGGAGGTGAAAAACTACCGGCGCTATGCCCTGACCGCTTCCGGCGTCTCGCCGATGGCCATCCCCGGCGTCCCGAACGCCGAATATGTGGCCGACGGACTGGAGCATACGGAAGACGGCAAGCCGTCCGCCCAGGCCGAGCATCACCGGCAACAACTGGACAAGCGCCAACGCAAACTGACCGACCATGATTTCGGTCGCCATTGGGCCGATATCGTCGGCGAGGGGGACACCGCCATCGTCACCTGGGGATCATCCACCGACCCGGTGCGCGAGGCGCAGGCGCGGGCCGCCGCCGAAGGAGTGAATACGCGCCTTATTTCCATACGCCTGTTGTTGCCGGCGCAGACCGAAAAATTCCATCAGGCGATAAAGGGAGTAAAGCGGCTGCTGGTCGTCGAACAAACTCACTCCGGGCAGTTCCACCGCTATCTTCGCGCCCACTACGATCTGCAAGGCGAGGTCAAGGTCTTCAAGCAGCCGGGACCATTGCCGATCCGGCCCGGCCAAATCCATGATCTGCTCGTAAACTGGAAGTAG